One segment of Brassica napus cultivar Da-Ae chromosome C3, Da-Ae, whole genome shotgun sequence DNA contains the following:
- the LOC106384288 gene encoding uncharacterized protein LOC106384288, translating into MGDIIPATSKEKEGGKLLISCPMRTTTNYMVWAIRMKILLKLHKVWEATETETNEVEKNIMATAIIFQSILVTLTLQVGDLDTAKKVWEAIKTRHVGADRVREARLQTLMAEFDRLKMKDKDTIDDFVGRISEISSKSTALGENIDEAKLVKKFLSSLPRKRYIHIVASLEQILDLNTTSFEDIIGRLKTYEERICEEEGDSQEQIKLMYGNSEAQFHREHQGDYRGRGRGGSYYNRGRGRGRAYWDNRDASRITCYRCDKIGHFAVTCPDRLLKLQETQEGKEEDTEEADALMNDDA; encoded by the coding sequence ATGGGTGATATTATACCAGCTACGAGCAAAGAGAAGGAAGGAGGAAAACTCTTGATCAGTTGCCCCATGCGAACCACAACCAACTATATGGTTTGGGCAATAAGAATGAAAATTCTGCTCAAACTTCACAAAGTATGGGAAGCTACGGAAACTGAGACGAATGAGGTCGAGAAAAATATTATGGCGACAGCTATTATATTCCAATCAATTCTTGTAACCTTAACACTTCAAGTAGGAGACTTGGACACTGCAAAGAAAGTTTGGGAGGCGATTAAAACTCGTCATGTCGGCGCAGACAGAGTAAGAGAAGCACGGTTACAAACCCTGATGGCTGAGTTTGACCGCCTCAAGATGAAAGATAAAGACACCATTGATGACTTTGTTGGCAGGATTTCAGAGATTTCGTCTAAATCAACAGCGTTAGGAGAAAACATAGATGAAGCCAAACTGGTTAAGAAATTTCTTTCAAGTTTACCGCGCAAACGATACATTCATATTGTTGCATCACTGGAGCAAATCCTTGACCTCAACACCACCAGCTTCGAAGACATAATTGGACGGTTGAAAACGTATGAGGAAAGGATATGCGAAGAGGAAGGAGACTCGCAGGAACAGATTAAACTCATGTACGGTAACTCAGAAGCCCAATTCCATCGAGAACATCAAGGAGATTACAGAGGAAGGGGCCGAGGAGGCAGTTACTACAACAggggaagaggacgaggaagagcATACTGGGATAACAGAGATGCATCGAGGATAACCTGCTATAGATGTGACAAGATCGGACACTTCGCCGTGACATGTCCTGATCGCCTCTTAAAGTTACAAGAAACACAGGAAGGTAAAGAAGAAGATACGGAGGAAGCTGATGCTTTAATGAATGATGATGCATGA